A genomic segment from Spinacia oleracea cultivar Varoflay chromosome 3, BTI_SOV_V1, whole genome shotgun sequence encodes:
- the LOC110779494 gene encoding putative pentatricopeptide repeat-containing protein At1g12700, mitochondrial yields MMRTLRSTSGVLGGAFLHLHFHGGTSTKLLPFHFHGSSISKLLHFSRPFPFLLPDFNVSFPLSNSPCFLFTRRNYSNYAIHNVEFDNPQLFLKFVRQQSKLGFSNIDNPLSLFHHMKSLRPLPSIVDFNQIFTAMSKMRPQPPLSTVISLSKQLQLLGLRPNDYSLNIMANCYCQLGNVDLGLSILAYIIKLGYQPSIVTFTTLINGFIHTNHLNQAVRLLEKIGKLGFQPTIVTYGSMFKGLCRSGNNAGALNLLRNMESDGHCMPNVVIYNTIIDSLCKDQLLSQALNLFKEMKAKRIFPNVVTYNTLIRGMCSLGQWKEGQEILTEMLGNSIHPTIETYSMLIDMYCKEGKVGEARALFEYMIKRGLVPSIITYSTLLDGYCLRGEMDEAEKMLDLMVKDGCEPSVVTYSSLINGYCKAKKIDRAFGLLQEMPLKGLAPNVVTYNTLIDALCKDNQLKFARQLFNEMESDGLKPDVFTYNSVIDGLCKHARIDEAVCFFKDMKNSGVRSDIISYNILIDGLCKAGRLGEAVDIFSFLIAKGLHDVRSYTIMIKGFCKKGLLTDADELLKKMEDNGCSPNDCTFNTIIRGFLYDKDVKRALELISIMRSRGFAAENHTTLLLVGLLTDPTVSEADKKLLKQFFEIS; encoded by the coding sequence ATGATGAGGACATTGAGGAGCACATCTGGTGTTCTTGGCGGAGCTTTTCTTCATCTTCATTTCCATGGCGGCACTTCAACTAAGCTTCTTCCTTTTCATTTTCATGGCAGCTCCATTAGTAAGCTTCTTCATTTTTCTCGTCCCTTCCCTTTTCTTCTTCCTGATTTCAATGTCAGTTTTCCACTTTCAAATTCCCCCTGTTTTTTATTTACTCGCCGGAACTACTCGAATTACGCAATTCATAATGTCGAATTTGATAACCCCCAATTGTTCCTCAAATTTGTGAGACAGCAAtccaaattagggttttctaaTATTGACAATCCCCTTTCCCTCTTTCATCATATGAAATCCTTGCGCCCTCTTCCTTCTATTGTAGATTTCAATCAGATTTTTACTGCAATGTCTAAGATGAGACCCCAACCCCCTTTATCCACTGTCATTTCTCTCTCCAAGCAGCTCCAATTGTTAGGTCTTCGTCCGAATGATTATTCCCTTAATATTATGGCCAATTGCTACTGCCAATTGGGTAATGTTGATTTAGGGCTTTCCATTTTAGCTTACATTATTAAGCTTGGCTATCAACCTAGCATTGTCACCTTCACTACACTCATCAATGGCTTCATTCATACAAACCACTTAAACCAAGCCGTTCGATTGTTGGAAAAAATTGGCAAGCTTGGCTTTCAACCAACAATAGTCACCTATGGTTCTATGTTCAAAGGTCTATGTAGATCCGGCAATAATGCCGGTGCTCTTAACCTCCTTAGAAACATGGAATCCGACGGACATTGCATGCCCAATGTTGTGATATATAACACCATCATCGATAGTCTTTGTAAAGACCAATTGTTATCACAGGCTCTCAACCTTTTCAAGGAGATGAAAGCCAAAAGAATTTTCCCGAATGTTGTCACCTATAATACCTTAATTCGAGGTATGTGCAGTTTGGGACAGTGGAAAGAGGGTCAAGAAATATTGACCGAGATGTTGGGGAACAGCATACATCCTACCATTGAGACCTACAGCATGTTGATTGACATGTATTGTAAGGAAGGCAAGGTTGGTGAAGCACGGGCTTTATTTGAATACATGATTAAGAGAGGCCTGGTTCCCAGTATTATCACCTACAGCACGCTGTTAGATGGATATTGTTTACGTGGGGAGATGGATGAGGCAGAAAAGATGCTGGATTTGATGGTTAAAGATGGCTGCGAACCTAGTGTTGTTACTTACAGTAGCCTAATCAATGGATATTGCAAGGCTAAAAAGATTGACAGGGCTTTTGGTCTGCTCCAGGAGATGCCTTTGAAAGGATTAGCTCCTAATGTTGTTACATATAACACTCTTATCGATGCACTATGCAAGGACAATCAACTCAAATTTGCACGCCAGCTTTTCAATGAAATGGAATCAGATGGACTAAAACCAGACGTATTCACTTATAACTCAGTGATTGATGGTCTATGTAAACATGCACGGATTGATGAGGCAGTGTGTTTTTTTAAGGACATGAAGAACAGTGGGGTGCGCTCTGACATTATCTCGTACAATATCCTGATTGATGGCCTGTGCAAGGCTGGCCGGCTTGGAGAAGCAGTGGACATTTTCTCCTTTCTCATAGCTAAAGGGTTGCATGATGTGCGTTCCTACACTATTATGATCAAAGGGTTTTGTAAAAAAGGGTTGCTAACCGATGCCGAtgaactattgaagaaaatggagGACAATGGATGTTCCCCTAATGACTGCACCTTTAATACAATTATTAGAGGATTTCTTTATGATAAGGATGTTAAGAGGGCTTTAGAGCTCATTAGCATTATGAGAAGTAGAGGGTTCGCTGCTGAAAATCACACTACTTTGTTGTTGGTGGGCTTACTCACTGATCCCACTGTTAGTGAAGCAGACAAGAAATTGCTTAAACAGTTTTTCGAGATCTCTTAG